The Polyangium mundeleinium genome contains the following window.
GCCGCCGTCGTGCGGCGCGAAGCCGGTCCGGCGCACGTTCCACACCTCGGAATTCACGTCGCCGCCCGGGGCCCACGCCCCACCGAACGCGTCCGCGACCTGCGGCGGGCGCTCGCCTGCGAGGAAGAGGTCGCTGCCGTACACGATGCCCGCGAACGTCTTGCCTTCGAGCACGGTCTCCCAGTCGACGCCGTTTTTGCTGCGGCGGATCGAGCCGGGCTCGCCCCACCCGAACGTCGCGACGAAGTAGCCATTGCCGTAGGTGATGCCGCGACCCGCCCCGGGGCGGTGATCACAATCGAATTCGCTGCTGGAGAAGCAGGGATACGTGTCGTCGTCCGAGCGGTTGCCGACCCAGGTCCTTCCGTCGTCGCAGGAGATGACCGTCCGGCCGACCATGCCCTGCGCGACGAAGATGGGCACGAGATCCGGGTCGACGACGCCGCCGCCCTGGCCTCCTTGCCCGCCGCCGCCCGGTCCGCCGCCGCCTTGTCCTCCCGCGCCGCCCTGGCCTGCGCTGCCGCCCTCGCCCGAGCCTCCCGCGGCCTCGCCACCACAAGCGACGAGCACGAGCGCCGCCGCGGCGAGCGCCGCTTTCCCGTATTTGCCCACGAACGCCGCCGAATCGAGCATGCTGAGAATCCTCCGCGGCAAAGGAGATCCGCGCGACGGCGGGGCGTCAAGGGGCCTGTCTCTCGACGTGTTGTGACGCGCAGCCCTGGATCCAGTGCCAGGACACAATGTCAGCTTTGCGCGATGCGGCGCGGTTTTCGGCCGTTCGATGCTCTGGCGTGCGCCTGCCGATGCGGATACGGTGGTGCCCTCGTGCGCGGGGGAAAGCCTCGTGAACGCTCTTGCCAGGAGGTCCTTTTCGATGATGCGAAGACGCTGGCCATGGCTTTTGGCACTCGGCGCCCTCACCGGCGCCTGCACGGGGCTCATTGGTGAGCCTCTGGACGGGAAGGGGGGCTCGACGCCCACGTCGTTTGTATGCGACACGGAGGCGGTGCCGGAGGCGCTGCCGCTGCGCCGGCTGAGCCACCTGCAATACCGCAATACGGTCTCGGAGCTGGTGCGCTTCGCGGCGCCCTCCGCGGCCGCGGAGATCCTCGGCGGGGCCGATCCGCTGTTCGCGCAGCTCCCGGACGATCGGCGTGTCGGCCCGGATAAACATTATGCCGGCTTCACGCGCCTCGATCAGGCGCTCCAGCAGCAGCACGTGGACGGCGCGTACCGCGTGGGCGGCGAGATCGGCAAGGCGCTCACGGCCTCGCCCTCGCGGCTCGCGGAGCTCGCGGGCGCCTGCGCGACGGACGCCGACGCGGCGAATGACGACGCCTGCCTCGACGACATGATCCGCCGCTTCGGCGAGCGCGCCCTGCGCAGGCCCGTGACGGACGAGGACGTGGCCTTTTATCGAGGCCCGGCCGGCGCGGCTCCCTTCGACGCGGCCGACTACGCCGACGTCGTCGCGCTCCTCCTGAATGCGCCGCACCTGATGTATTTCGTCGAGCACGGACAGGACGGGAGTGATTCCACAGCGCCGCTCGACGCGTACGAGCTCGCCTCGCGCCTCTCGTACCATTTCTGGCAGACGCTTCCCGACGAGGCGCTCTTCGCGTCGGCGCGGAGCGGCGCGCTGCTCACCGAGGCCGGTTACGAGGCCGAGGTCGAGCGCATCTGGAGCGACCCGCGCACGCACGCGGCCATGGGCGAGCTCTTCGGGCAATGGCTCGACAACACCACGCTGGAAGAGCTCGACGCCCGCGTGGGCACGCCGCTCTTCGACGCATTCACCGCGGGGTATACCCCGGGGCCCGATCTGCGCGAGCACATGCTCGCCGAGGTCACGGACGCGGCGCTTCATTACACGTTCGAGGAGCCGGGCACGTTCCGTGATCTGCTCACGAGCCGCAAATCGTTCGCCCGGACCGAGGATCTCGCGAGCATCTATCACGTGCCGGTCTGGTCGGGGAGCGGCGAGCCGCCGGAGTTCACCGAGCCGGAGCGCGTCGGGCTCCTGACCCGCGCGGCCTTCCTTTCGACGGGCTCGGCGAATACACGCCCCATCATGAAGGGCGTGTTCATCCGCAAGGCGCTGCTCTGCGATGACATCCCGCCGCCGCCGCCGAACGCCGCGGCAAACCCGCCGCAGCTCAGCGAGAGCCTGTCCACGCGGCAGGTCGTCGAGGAGCTGACCGGGCAAGGCGCGTGCGCCGGTTGCCACAAGGTCATCATCAACCCGCTCGGCTTCGCGACCGAGAATTTCGATTCCCTCGGGCGCGTTCGCACCGAGCAGGCGCTCTTCGATCCGGATACGGGCGCCGTCGTGAGTACGGCCACGGTGGACACGGAGGTCGTGCCGCGCGTGGAGAGCGGCGACGAGCGGGTCGCGAAGAACGCGGCGGATCTGACGAGCCTCATCGCCGCGAGCCCCAAGCCGTATGCATGTTTTGCCAGGCAATACTTCCGGTTCACCTTCGGCCGGCTGGAGGACCTCGATCGCGACGCCTGCGCGCTCGAAGACGTCAAGCTCGCCCTCGACGAGGGCAAGCCCATGGCGGACGTCCTCCGATCCATCGCGCGGAGCACGGCGTTCCGCATGCGCTCGTTCGTGGATTGATGCTGCGTGAACAACGGCCCGGAAACTGGAGATTGACATGGTAAAGAAGCTCAACCGACGCATGTGGCTCCGAGGCGCGGCGGGGTTCACGCTGGCGATCCCCTTCCTCCCCTCCCTCTTCGGCAAGGACGAGGCGTTCGCCGCCGGTGGACCGAAGCGCTTCGTCGCGCTCGCGACGCAACATGGCGGCGTCTGGCAGCCGCGGATGTACCCGAACGACACGACGCTCACGCAATCGACGTCGTATGCCGGTCACGACATCCGGCGCGGCGCGCTTGCGCTCGAAGCTGCGAATGGCGTGGCCTCGCTCTCCCCGGTCCTCGCGGGCGATTCCTCGAAGCTCACGAGCGCGCTCGTGCAAAAGATGAACGTGCTACGCGGGCTCGACGTCACGTTTTACCTGGCCCACCACCGCGGCGGCCACCTCGGCAATTACGCGGACAACGACGGCAACGGCGCGGACGGCCAGGCGATCTGGGAGAAGAAGAAGCAGACCCTCGATCAGATCCTCGCCTGGTCGAGCAAGTTCTATCCGGATCTCGGCTCGATCCGCGAGCGCTCGATCGTCGTCGGCAGCGGCGGGATGTCCCACGGATGGTCGAACCCCGGCAACCAGACGGGTACGATCCAGTCGGTGGCGCCGGAGAACGACTCGCTCGCGCTCTTCAACAAGATCTTCGTGCCCCCGCAGGATCCGACGCAGACGCGCCCGCCGATCGTCGACCGCGTGCTCGCGGATTACAAGCGCCTGCGGGACGGGACGCGCCGCCTCTCCTCGAAGGACAAGCAGCGGCTCGACGACCACATGGATCGCGTGAACGAGCTCGATCGCAAGCTCAACGTGAGCGCGTCCTGCGGCGACATCCAGGCGCCTGCGAGCTCGTCGATCGACGAGTGGGGCTCCTCGTTCTCGGTCGACCCCGAGGCGCAGAAGCGGTTCTGGCAGCTCATGAACGACGTCATCGTGGCCGCGTTCGCC
Protein-coding sequences here:
- a CDS encoding DUF1552 domain-containing protein, yielding MVKKLNRRMWLRGAAGFTLAIPFLPSLFGKDEAFAAGGPKRFVALATQHGGVWQPRMYPNDTTLTQSTSYAGHDIRRGALALEAANGVASLSPVLAGDSSKLTSALVQKMNVLRGLDVTFYLAHHRGGHLGNYADNDGNGADGQAIWEKKKQTLDQILAWSSKFYPDLGSIRERSIVVGSGGMSHGWSNPGNQTGTIQSVAPENDSLALFNKIFVPPQDPTQTRPPIVDRVLADYKRLRDGTRRLSSKDKQRLDDHMDRVNELDRKLNVSASCGDIQAPASSSIDEWGSSFSVDPEAQKRFWQLMNDVIVAAFACDTCRIVTMNIGDHFSNYVGDWHQDVAHQANVNAERHELNFAGHRRFFEDVYLDLVSKLDALQDASGGSVLDHSLVQWTQESGCVTHDPIEMAVVTAGSADGFFSTGNYCDYRNLQKPASKADGNNLVDSHVGLVYNQWLGTVLQSMGLAPSDYESDGYGGYGLVQLSTEGWYGGYNKYTNAELGVMSEILPFLKA
- a CDS encoding DUF1588 domain-containing protein, translated to MMRRRWPWLLALGALTGACTGLIGEPLDGKGGSTPTSFVCDTEAVPEALPLRRLSHLQYRNTVSELVRFAAPSAAAEILGGADPLFAQLPDDRRVGPDKHYAGFTRLDQALQQQHVDGAYRVGGEIGKALTASPSRLAELAGACATDADAANDDACLDDMIRRFGERALRRPVTDEDVAFYRGPAGAAPFDAADYADVVALLLNAPHLMYFVEHGQDGSDSTAPLDAYELASRLSYHFWQTLPDEALFASARSGALLTEAGYEAEVERIWSDPRTHAAMGELFGQWLDNTTLEELDARVGTPLFDAFTAGYTPGPDLREHMLAEVTDAALHYTFEEPGTFRDLLTSRKSFARTEDLASIYHVPVWSGSGEPPEFTEPERVGLLTRAAFLSTGSANTRPIMKGVFIRKALLCDDIPPPPPNAAANPPQLSESLSTRQVVEELTGQGACAGCHKVIINPLGFATENFDSLGRVRTEQALFDPDTGAVVSTATVDTEVVPRVESGDERVAKNAADLTSLIAASPKPYACFARQYFRFTFGRLEDLDRDACALEDVKLALDEGKPMADVLRSIARSTAFRMRSFVD